AACCTTGGAGTAGCTTATGAGAAAAACAACGAGCTTGACCCTGCTATAAAAGAGTACAAGCTGGCCGCTGAAAAACTGCCTCTTGCGTATCTCTATCTCGGCAATACCTATTTTCAGAAAAACGAATTGGACGAGGCTGAAAAATACTTTAAAATGGCTGTAGAAAAATTACCCGGCAACGCAGACGCGCGCAACAACCTTGCGTGGCTCTATTACACAAAAAAGACAAACCTCGCCGAAGCCGAAAGCCTCGCCCTGAAAGCTATCGAATTAAATCCCGCAAAAGAATCTATCTTCAGGGACACCCTCGAAAAGATAAGAGCGCTGAATCCGCGATAGCGGATGAGCCTTTTCCCTTCTGCTCTGTGGTACTATTGCACTGTTGTACTTCTGCAATGTGGCGCTTTTGCACTTTTAATTCTTAATTGACATACACGTAATATATTCTTGCCGTTTCTCCGGGGTATTTGAGTAAAATTAAGCGGTAGATTTTTCAAGGGACTAATTCTTAGTGCTATTCCAATATGAATAAAAAAGACCTCACAGAGCGCGATATCTGCACAAAGTTTATTACTCCCAATATCGAGAAGACTGGCTGGGATGTACAGTCTCAGATTCGGGAAGAGGTGTATTTCACCAAGGGCCGGATCATTGTCCGTGGGAAACTTGTTACCCGTGGCAAAGCAAAGCGCGCTGATTATATTCTCTACTATAAACCCAATATCCCCATTGCGTTGATAGAGGCAAAAGTGACATCTGCTGTCAATAGTGCAACAATCGGAGTTCCCATTCTTCTCGGATTTGATTGCGGTTGTATCC
This genomic window from Nitrospirota bacterium contains:
- a CDS encoding tetratricopeptide repeat protein, with amino-acid sequence MNKRLDRKYGLLSFFLISFCIALIFSACRLPRIIVLDDPLTPEEHLNLGVAYEKNNELDPAIKEYKLAAEKLPLAYLYLGNTYFQKNELDEAEKYFKMAVEKLPGNADARNNLAWLYYTKKTNLAEAESLALKAIELNPAKESIFRDTLEKIRALNPR